The genomic segment caaaacaaatcaaaacaacCTCAGCTGTTTTCAGATGCAGGGCGATGCCATGTCACAGATTTCATAGAAAGTCACATTGCTGAAACCAAGCCTGGATTGTGAGACTTCACGCAAGTCATTCCCTCTTTGAATTCCAGTCGTTTATCTTAGAACCTCACAAAATGCCACTCACACATCCATGTTAATCCACGTTTACCAGCTGAAGGGTGATAAACTGAGCGTGGAAAAACTCCAGCCAAGGACATCATTGAGCTTGACGTCTCTAATGGTTTTTACATTGCTGGCATCGGATTAGCAATAGCATTCTTGGCCAGAACTCCTAGAGCCTTGCTAACATGTAGCATTGTTGGCAGCAACGCTTCTGGACTAAACTGCAAGCGTAAGCAGCTGCCACACTAAAACATGGGACAATAGCTCACCCATACCTATGTGTGGGTGCGGAAGGCTCCAGTTCCTTGGTAGAATCATAAGGCTGTAACAGGAGAAATAGGCTATATTAGTTTGAGATGGCTTCCTGTATGGAATGCCTACAGTCTAATCCTCTGCTGACAGATAGGCCTATATGGCATCAAACACACTCACCCATTCTCTAGCAATCGCCTAGGCGCACAACACAAATGGCTGATAAGTTTTATTCCAGGTTGCTGTCAGTAATCTGCAACTGATCTTATTTATCATGTTGCCAATGGCTATCCTGTTGGGAATCAGTGGTTAATCTGTGAGTACTTGCTAATAGATATTAAATGGATGTGCTGGTAGAAATTGGCCACACTTATCTCATTTAGCAGTGTCCTAAGAAGTTGTCTTGTCATAACATGTCAAGtgaagtttatttgtatagcttTTATTTATAGTCTCTAAGGGTATCACAACAGCCATATTATGAAACACTAATTTGCAGCCCCCCGACTCTTTACAACTACCTAATTTATGAAACAGTGGGAAGAAACTAGGAAATATCTCCTAATGAGAAATCCTTGTGCATACAGTGAgcaaaaaaatactaaaataaaatgatgtactTGTCTGTAATTAGAGTAAGTACTGATCAAGAGTTGCAATTGATGCTAACCCCAACACAGAAATGATTGTTTCCATCTCTGCTGGATAAACAGCAGCTGCCATAGTGGAGTTTTGCCTTTTCACACCATCCTTAAGTCTCTTGCCCCCATCCCCAAGCTGCTGCTCACCTTTGGCGAAGATACTTAATCTAAAGTGTAGCTTTACAAACTAAGGATCTTATTCCTTGCCACCCCACATGGAAAAGCATTTCCCACCTATTTTCCTCATGCTACCCTTCCTCCACTCAGTTTAAAGTTACACTGCCTTTCGGGTCCTGATCTCCTTGCATCCCCTATGCGGTGGGTTCAAGGCATCtaagaagtgtaagtgtgtttgtgtttgagcagTGTTGATATTGGTTGCCATGGCACCGTGTCTGAGGGGATGTCCAGGAAGCGTGCAGTGAGGTGTTATTACAGGGTCTACACAGCTGGATGTCTTGACCAAACAGGAGGCTCGACACTTCAACCCAGTGAGGTGACAGACGTTGGCCCAGTTCAAATGTCTGTCTGAACACCATGATGAAAGCTTGTTCAATAGTTTTAGCCCTGCATATTCTCAAATGCAAAATGCTGTAATACCCTAAAGGATAAGCTTacatttttacagatttttttgaatatagtatatagtttatttttgttatgaATAATTTTCACATGAGTGCGTTGAGGGTTCTGTCTATAATTTCTGGCAGTGTTTTATAATCATTTCAAAATGGTAAGATGTTTTCTTGTTACTAGCTAATAATGCAGCAGTCTCATTTGGaagtgaaatgatgatgatacagtAGCGGTACAGTGCCACTGTGTGCGCAGACCTTGGTGTTGAAGATAACATGGTAgcttatgttaaaaaaaattactgaCTACACGGCAGTCTCCTGCCAAGTTTTTCACTTTGGAAAATGTATTGAAGCTTGATTGAGGAGAACAGAGTTTCAGTACAAAGTGAAACACTGTTCAGTGCCATTCAGTTCTCCTCAATCAAGCTTCAtaattatttttacatgtatttttttgtcatcTGTTTTGAGTTGGCTTTTCAGTATGCAAATGGAACAGTCTTCTTGACTAGCATACATAACCAGTTtagttcaacattttcacaGCCTTAACATGTAAAGCATGATCAGACAGGGCTGCATGCACCCATATTGTGTTGGCTTACTGTAGGCTTTAAAATGAAGTATGGGGGCCATGCTTGTGCAGTGCAGTGTTGGGCTTGCATGACCCTGCTAATTGGATTGTTTGTCACTGTTGTGTTTAAAAGAGGAGTGAAACATTCAAGAAGCTGCAGAAATCTTGTTGTGCACCATCAGAAAAGCATCTCTCAACTATTGAACTATGTTGAACACAGTGGCCTGCAGAAAATGAATGCTGATGGTACACtttatgtatatgtaaataTCAATTAGTAACATTTAGTATGgtcacaaaatgtaatgtatttgtgtgttgtcaCTTGTGGCCAGTTATTGTTGGCAGTGATTGCAGCAACAGTCTGTGGAGTCTGTGAACAGCTCAACACTCAGGCAGCTGCACAGTAGTACAGACCACAGATTCTGTAATAGTGTCACAAAGACATTAAGTCACTGTTATGTGTTCCTTGTTTCTTGAAGGGCAAGATGCCACACTTAATTCTGGTCCTTGGGTCAAAATATGCCGCATTGTTGGCTCAGAGCCACCTACGTTTGTTGGCATCAATCTTGCTGAAGTGAGACTGGTGGGTATTTGTGTGAATGCCGTCAAAACTGAGTATTAACACATGTGGTCTCTGTGTTATGTCGACTTGTGGCTAGGTAGTTATTCTTTGGCGCTGCTTCTCATTTATGGGAATACACACAACTTGCTGTTAATATGTCACACATGTGGAGACATGTCTAAGATTACATTTTGGCTGCTAAATGGACCAGTCCGGTTTTCCTGCTATGTGTCGAGATGTTGTTTTGGATCCGTTAATTTAATATGTGCTCAACTCCTAATTGAATCTGTATAATCGATCCCTGCCAGTGACTGACtgcaacccttaaacatatgcACTCATTCCCTGTGGAGGTGTACTGATGGACAACACTCAGGGCCCTATTGGGCCATTTATTTAATGATGGATGCATTCCATGTCAGGGTCTCATATCCCTCACAGGGATTTATCATAGACCTCTTCAAAGACAGAAGGCACTCTGTCCACAGCTGTTAATGGGCATGATGGACCATACAAGCCTGGCGTATAGTCTGGATCTGCCCGGCTGATGGACAAGTCTTTGGGTGTAGAGGAGCACTTAGAGGCCTCATTAGGCTTGTGGCCTGGCGGATTGGCTCTTATTAATAGGTTGCTGTTGACACCCAGTCACCATACACAACATTCATTAGTGGAATAACTCTCATGTAGACCTCACTTTCTCATGGTTGTAGAGAAGCTTGTGTGGTCAAATAGtcacctggggggggggggggtaatattTCGAGAAAAAACTCACAAATTTGCCAGAAATAAACTCTCCAACTGGAATAAACATAAATGGACTCTAACCCAGTGTTTGTTATCTTAGCGCAGAATCACCATATCATCCTAAGCATCCGGACTTTGAAAAGACACTGCAAGAAACTGGGTCTGTTTCGGAGAAAAACCTATATAATGTCAGAGAATTAAGAGTTTATTTCTCATACACTTTAAGGGGTATAACGGAGAGCActgaaaagtttatttttacattgtcaCAAATGCTTTAAGTGCTTTGAATAATGGATGGCGCCACtatatcattttttatatatatatatattattaaattcTTAAAAATAGATACTGGTATTGAAAACTCCAGTATTTCTTCTCCAAGTTAAGATGTCTTATCTGCCCCTTCTACTTTCCATTGGAGATGATccacagtcccccccccccccccccccttttctctgATGTCTTGACAGCTGAGAGTCACCGTCTGGTCCCTGTGCACCAAAGCTGTGTCTTACATCAAGTATCCCAAAGCATGTCAGAAGGGTGAGTATGAGAAtaatcttgttttatttatttgcttgtgGCTTATGAGTTTATTTGTATTACCAGGAGTACCTGAGGACAGGGCCAGCGGTCTGAGTGCTGCAGCGTGCACCGTGAATCACATGCTGTTCTTTACCTTGTGGCGCGACCCTGGGTATGTGGCCAAACTATGGTGCTCTCTGCTGACAGCTGTGCCCCTCTTCAGTAAATGGGGCATGCTCTTCATAACTGGCCTGTCAGCAGCTTGGGGAAAAATGATTGTCTATGACTCTCCCCATTTTTCAAATGCACTTCTGTGCCCTTCTGCGACCTGTGCATCCTCAGAGCCATCATATAAATAATATGGCCATGATAGTTAAGTACCACCAACTTGATGGTgccaaaatgtcaaatcattACATCTGATGAAAGACACAGAAGCATTGAGGTtagatattcatttattagaaTGGATAATTGCCTAAACACAAtaatatattgattaaaaatatatatattgaaaatatttttattttgttgtatttatttattgcttgctgctgctgtgattaAACCTCCCTTCAGGAGTCATAGTTCAAGCGGCTGAAAAGTGAACATTAAAATCTTGCATACAGCTTGTATAATCTAAGTATTAAACCTGACTAGTGCATTTCTGGTTTCTGATTTTGGACTTTTGAGCAAACTGATTCTGGAAATGTTAACGTAAATTTGTAGCTTTGACAAgtgtataatgtgttttttattatataaatatttttcagtATAAATAACTTGCAGCTAGATAGATCAGCTGTCACAGTGTCATTGTAAGGTCTTTATTATACTTGTGAGCATTgccaataaaaatatagctttcCCCTGTCGTCTTTCACCCACAGGTGTAGATTTCAGCAGAGATGGCTCCTATATGGCCTTGGCTGAACGCCGTGACTGTAAAGACTATgtcagtgtatttgtgtgcgaTGACTGGCATTTACTCAGGGTAAGTAGGACATCAGAATTTTGCTTCAGTTTCACGACTATTATCAGAGGACATATTTAGACATTTACAAGTTGACGCTGTAAAACCTAAATTTAAGTGTACAAAAGTTTATACAGTTTCAGTGGCTGCTGTTAGGCAAACATCTCAGACAGGATTTGCATGTCAGAATGATTTACAACATGGTGCAACAGCTTCAGTACCTCCAAACTGTCATTCTTAGAAATTGTCATTGATCAAGATGGAGCGTAACTTTCATCATTTGAGATGTCGTGCAGCAGATGCCTTCATAGATATATGGACACTAACAAATAACGTTTTGTCAGTCTTGATGACATAAGTGATTATtgatttttgttatttctttccTCTACCCTTGGTGATTTTTTTTGCCTTAATTGATTGTTCTGGGTTTTAGGAagaattttgtatttttttgtaaatgtgcagcataagttaatttaatttaactctTTCACAGCATTTTGAGACTGAGACACAGGATCTGGCAGGGTTAGAGTGGTCTCCCAATGGTTGTGTGTTGGCAGTGTGGGACAGCTGTCTGGAGGTGAGTCATTTGCTTTACAGACTTGTGATTGAATAAGGGAAAAGGATAGATTAAGCATCCTGATTGCATTGTTAGCAGGACAAGAGTTGAATACTCCAAGGTAGAAGAACCCTTAAGGGTTGTTGGGAAATATGCAACCACATTATCAACTGTTTGCCCCTTTTTAATGTCTATTTGGTACATGCTACAagacatgtaaatgtaaatgtgttacaATAATCCAGTTCTGTGATGGACAGGTTGTAGATTTACAAGCTTCTGTCTACCTTGCGtctcattgttattatttatcttttttctttttcttttctttttttcctctctctctctctcaatttgtTGGTGGTGGGTTGGGGAGGGGTTTggaactgtgtttgtgttttaatgtatatcttgaaaaatgctgaaaataaaatactccaGTTCTGTTACAATAATTGTAACAGAACGATAAACACTAAAGCTGCATTCAGGCTGACTTTAGTCCTGTGTGAAAAAACAACCTGCCAATCCACTGACATAGTGAGGTTGCCAATGCCGAGTGCTCAACCTTTTCTGTAAAGCAATGTGACGTCatccaaaaaatatgaaatgatgtGTGAGGCATCTAACTGACCAGGCCTAGTGGAAGCACACACAAAGTAAATGTgtagatgtttttattgttttgtgtgtttgtgtgtcctctCTGCAGTACAAGGTGTTGCTATATTCTTTGGATGGTCGCTTGCTGTCGACTTACAGTGCCTATGAGTGGTCTCTGGGTGTAAAGTCTGTGACCTGGAGCCCCAGCAGCCAGTTCCTGGCTATTGGCAGCTACGATGAAAAAGTACGGGCAAACTCTTACTTAATCATGGCCGATGACCTTGAGAAATCACCTTAATAGCTCGCCACAACTAACAAAGATTTGAAGTAATCACTATAACTTTATTACCCTCATGTCAGGTGCGCATCCTCAATCACATCACATGGAAGAAAATCACACAGTTTGAGCACCCGGCAACCATCAACAACACAAAAGCTGTGAGTATTTACCAGCTGTCATAATTATGTCACAAGGAATTGCACTTCAATTATTTgctgtttgttgtgtttctaGGTTGTGTACAAGGAAGTGGAGAGCAGGACAACTGTTGGTAGTGATGACTTGTCGCTACACAACATCATAATCGGCAACACCTTGTTCAACACCCAGAGCAAATGTATGTCAGCTTTcatttgaagaagaaaaatctCAAACCTCTATTTGATTAAAACTACTGAGGTCAAACACCAGCTCTGTCTAATCACCAGCCctgttttgttattgtttccTAATCCAGATGAGATCTGCCCATTGCCGGTCCAAATACCTGTGGTCAAACCAGACCCAGACCGTGCCAACCCCAAGATTGGTGTCTCTACTCTGGCATTCAGCTCAGATAGTCGCTACCTAGCAACCAAAAATGGTAAGACCTCCGTTATTCAGTTGAACCTTCATGTCAAATACAAGTGAACCGTACAATCGTCACAACATGGAGTGGTAGTGGGCTTCTTCTGATGAGCTTTTGTGTTTACTTATTTTTGCTACAATACTTTTTGGGCTGTTAAGGCTGAGAGCGGTT from the Scomber japonicus isolate fScoJap1 chromosome 4, fScoJap1.pri, whole genome shotgun sequence genome contains:
- the wrap73 gene encoding WD repeat-containing protein WRAP73, translated to MNFSEVFKQSNQLCKVSPDGKYLATCVQYRLVVRDVGTLQILQLYTCLDQISHMEWSSDSLFILCAMYKRGLVQVWSLEQPDWHCKIDEGSIGLVSSRWSPDGRHILNTTEFHLRVTVWSLCTKAVSYIKYPKACQKGVDFSRDGSYMALAERRDCKDYVSVFVCDDWHLLRHFETETQDLAGLEWSPNGCVLAVWDSCLEYKVLLYSLDGRLLSTYSAYEWSLGVKSVTWSPSSQFLAIGSYDEKVRILNHITWKKITQFEHPATINNTKAVVYKEVESRTTVGSDDLSLHNIIIGNTLFNTQSKYEICPLPVQIPVVKPDPDRANPKIGVSTLAFSSDSRYLATKNDNMASAVWVWDMQKMSLEAVLEQISPVRCFQWDPRRPRLALCTGNSKLYLWSSAGCVSVQVPTEGGFQVQSLSWHCSGDSLILLGKEQLCLCYMDTDQEDK